The window GGCAGTTATAAAATCCCAGGGGATCCATCCGCCACTCCCAGGGCGTAGGCTTTAGGTTGGGATTTTGTATCACATCCCTTGGATTCATTCCGCAGCAGTCCCCGTCAATGACCTTTGATGAGTAATAAGAGATCGCCAGAAAGTCCTGCCTGTTCTTTCTGATCACTTCTTCATCTCCTGCCTCCGTCTTGATGTTCCAGCCGTTTTCTTCAAAGAAACGGACCGCATAAGCCGGATATTCCCCCCGAAGCTGTACATCCGTATAAAAATACTGCATCCGGTTGCGTTTCATGGTCAGAACCACATCCTCCGGCTTACAGGAATTGGGATAACAGGTGCAGTCTGCCACCATGGTTCCGATCTGCATGTCAGGATTTAATTTCTTTCCGTATTCGTATACAAGGGCATTTGCCACAAACTGATGATGCACGGCCTGAAACTTGGCCTCCTCCAAATCCCCGGCATAATCATCCAACAGCCCGATAGAGCCCCAGGAGCAGTATTGCAGCAGATTGATCTGGTTAAAAACGATCCAGTATTTCACTTTATCCTTAAATCTGTCCAGGACTGCGGACGCATACCGGACGAAAAAGCCGATCAGCTCCCGGTTCACAAATCCTCCGTATTCCAGGACAAGGTGAAGGGGCATGTCATAATGAGAAATGGTGATGATGGGCTCCATCCCGTTTTTCCGGATCTCATGGATCAACCGGTCATAAAAGGCCAGGCCCTCTTCATTAGGTTCTTTTTCATCTCCCTTTGGAAAAATACGTGACCAGGATATGGAGGTCCGGAAAGTGCCAAACCCCATTTCTGCCAGCAATGCCAGGTCTTCCTTGTAGGTATGGTAAAAATCTATTCCATACCGTTTTGGGTAATAGTTTTTATCATCCTCCATATAGCCGAGTATTTCACTGCGGGTCCCGCCCCCTTCTTTTGACACGTTGGAACGGTCTAAGTTCTTTGAGTACATGTGGACATCGGAAGTGGATAAGCCTCTCCCATCCACATCATAGGCCCCTTCCACCTGGCACGCCGCTACCGCACCGCCCCATAAAAAATCATTGGGAAAGGTGTTTTTTGTCTTTTCCATAAGCGCCTCCTTTATCAGACATTGGGAATCATTCAAGGTCTTCTCCCTTTGATTCAATCAGCTTTTTATACCAGAAAAAGGAATCCTTCCTGATCCTTGTACATTCCTTTGGATCATCGTCGGTACGGTCAACGTACACAAATCCGTACCGTTTCTTCACGCCGTTGCTGGTGGATAACAGATCAATGGCAGACCATGGGCAGTAAGCCAGAACTTTAGCGCCAAAATCCATGGATTTTTTTATAGATCTCACGTGGTCTCTTAAGTAGTTGATCCTGTAAGAATCATGGACCTTGCCATCCTCTGTGAGAGTATCGTAAGCTCCCAGGCCGTTTTCAGTGATCATCAAGGGCTTATTGTAACGCATGGAAATGTCCCGCAGCAAATATTCCAGGCCTGTGGGATCAATTGCCCAATCCCAGTCCGTGGTGTCCAGCATGGGATTGGGGCACATCTGGAAAAATCCCGGCTGGTGTTCATGACCGTCCATGGCTCCCTTTACGCCGGTCCAGTTTACCCCTGCAAACCGAAGTTCTTCCTCCTTAAGGCACGCCTTGGCGCACTCACTGGAATAGTAATTCAGGGCCAGGAAATCGGAATACCCTTCCTTGATCAGTTCCATGTCCCCAGGCTCTATGTCAGGGGCAAGTCCCTTTGATTCAAGATAGATCATGGCGGATTCTGTATAAATCCCTTTAAAGTAAATGTCAAGATAATATCCGTTATGTAAATCGTGAGCGTTCTGGGCGGCCATCACATCCTCCGGCTTGCTGGTCAGGGGATAAACAGGCGCATAACCGATAGCCGCTCCCACCAGCCCTCCCGGCACCTTTTCGTGAACCAGCCTGCAGGCAATAGCATGAGCCAGATTCATGTGATGATTGATCTGGTATCTCAGCTGATGGTTAGACTGCAGTTCCCTGGGAATAAAACATTTCTGGGTCCAAAACTGGACGATAATGCTTTGCTCGTTAATCGTTGTCCAGTATTTTACTTTGTCCTTAAATTCTTCGATAATATAGGCCGCATAATACTCAAAATCCTTAACCACTTCCCTGCTCAGCCAGCCATGATACTTTTCAACAAGGGCCCAGGGCAGGTCATAATGATAAAGGGTCACAATAGGCTCGATGCCGTGAATCAGCAATTCATCGATTAAATCCCTGTAAAACTGTATCCCTTCTTCATTTACTTCTCCTGTGCCGTCAGGAAACACCCTGCTCCAGGCAATGGAAAAACGGTAAGCCGTAAATCCCATCTCCTTCATTAATGCAACGTCTTCTTTAAAATGATGATAATGGTCGCTTGCGATCTCCGCAGTTGCAAAGCCTCTTTTTTCATAATTATCTTTATTGATGATATCCTGCTGGGATGCCTTTTTTCCATGGGATAGCGCGGCTCCCTCCACCTGGTAGGCGGAGGTGGAAGCGCCCCAAAGAAAGTCATCCGGAAAACCCTTTTTAAGCATAATGATCTCCTACTCCTAAACAGTCTGTATGAATCTTTTTTAATACCACTTCAAACAAATCAATCAGCTTTTCCGACAGCAAAACCTCGGAATTGATGGTCATCAGCGTATCCTGGGCATGAGCAAAAAGAAGGCATGGCTGATATGTTTTTCCCCTCGTCTCATTTTGTATCACCTCTGTCTGGGATACATGTGCCAATCGGATACACTCTCTTGCTTCCACCATCTTCTCTTTTGCTTCCGTAAAATTTTCTTCCTTGATGCAGTCAAGCGCACGTTCTACAGCCGTTCTGGCATCGCCTGCATGTAAAATGATCTGCATGGCAACTCCTACCAGCTCATTTTCCATAATATCTTCCATAAATATAAATACTTCCTTCCTAGATATTCACTTCTTCCTTTATGCACTGCCCTTCATATGCCTTAAAAAACGGCATCCAGGTAATATAATATACAGCAAACAAAATCACATAAAATATAATTGCCCTGAAATCCTGAGTGATCATCACAGTGGAAACAGGAGCCGGAACCTGGCCTACCTGAATCATCTTTCCCGGAATATTCAGCCAGCCAAACTTCATGGCAGCATAAATGATTGTTGGGCCTGTAAAAGAATTGATCCACATGGGCAGCATCAGCAGAGGATTAAATGCAATGGGCGTGCCGTATATCACCGGCTCATTGATATTGAAAATGCTGGGGGCAATGCAAACCTTTCCCAGGGTCCTCATCTTTTTTGATTTGGAACGCAGCATCTGCACCACCAGGGGCAGGGTGGCTCCCATTCCGCCCATGGTAACCAGTGCGGCAGTAAAAACTGTTTCGCTGGTGACGATATTGGTTGCAATCCCTCCGGCAGCAATCGCGGCAATGTTGGCGTTGATGCCTGCCATAAAAACTGGAGTGGATATGGCGCCGAATGCCCATGACGAAACTCCGCAGGAATATAAGATCGCAGGAGTGAGACACATAAAGATCATGCCCGGATAAGACTGTCCAAAGGAAGCAATGGGCTTAAATACCGCATTGACAGCGGATACAATATCCACTCCGCCACCCTCCACCACGATCATGATCACCAGCAGGATAAGGAAAATAGGAATGATGCTGTTGATCCAGTTTGCCAAAAAGCTTGGAATGGTCGTACTGTCTTCCAGGAAACCAAACCGCGTCCATAAATTAAATACAAATGCAACAAAAAGTCCTATTACAATTGCCACCATGATCCCGCTGGGACCAAACACCCCGAAATTCACGTTCATAAAGGAATTTTCATCAAAGGTCGGCTTTAAGCACATAATAAAGGCGGAAAAGCCCAGCAGGCCTGCCGGAACCTGGAATTTATTCCTTTTCTTCAGCTCCATCAGATTATAGGGGATCAAAAAAGAAATGAAGATCCCTATGAACATAAAGGAATAGCTGGCAATGGGAAATATATCCGGAAGGCCGGGGATATAATCCTTAAATACATTGTAGAAAAACACCAGCGACCCCACCAGTATAAATGGAAGCACCCTCATCATTGCCTGGGATACGGCTGCCACCCACGGGTTTTCCACCAATTTGTTCATTGCCGGCGCAAAGGAATCAATCAGCCACTTCATAAATTTTTTCATACTTCCTTCTCCTATTCTTGTCATTACTTTTTAAGATACCCGATGATGTAATCCAACAACCCTTCACCGTCCAGGGTCCCATAAATATCCTTTGGGATCACCATGACTTCCGTTCCATATTCCGAACATAATTCCTTATACGTATCATACCTTGATCCGTAATGCGGCCCAATGCAAAGAATGTCTGCCCCTTCCTTTACTACGGACATTACATTGCTTTCCGCATGGGCAGCTACCGTAACATTCATTTTCCTCTTTTTGCTGGCTTTCTTTACTGCGTTGGCAAGAAAACCGCTTGACATGCCGGCACCGCAGCACAATATAATCCTTAGGTCGCCCATTGTTTCTTCCTCCTTTCTTCCTGCAAAATGTGAACCCCTCTGCATCTCACTTACAAGAATAATTATGATTAAAAAAAAGAGAAAAATCAAATTACGTTTTGCACCCTGCCATGCAATCCGTCACTGATTTTTCTCTCCCCTTCTCAGCCGATGATCGATTTTAATGTGCTTTCAAATTCCTCATAGGATCTACACTCCCGAAACAGCTCGATATTGGTTTCCTCAGAAAAAATTATAACTAATGACTCATATAATTCCTTAAATACATGATTATCCAGTTTATTAATAGCGATCATTAAGACTACATATACAATCTGGTTTTCCCACCGTATGCCTTTGCCGGAAATCATTACGGAAGCACAGGTCTTATAGGCATTCATCTCAACGGAATGAGGAATGGCGATCTTTCCAAATGCGGTGCAGGCAGCTCTTTCCCTCATCAGCACATGTTCCCTGTAATCTCTCCGCACGTATTCCTTTTCGTATAAATTACCCACCAATATATCGATTACCTCCATTTTGTCCAATGGCCTATTGGATACAAAAAACAATTCCTTTTCAAAGTAATCGTTAAAATGCCTTGTCAGCATCTTGTTTTTCTTATTATTCAGAGAATTTTCTATTTTTTCCTGTATTTCCAGCTTGTCCCCTGAGGTCATAAACGGAGATATGACGGCGGTTTCACAGGCCGCAGGCACTTTTATCCTTACAGTGGAAATGAGCAGGTCATAATTCAATTCTTCCAGCTGGTGGGAATCCCTCACCGATGCAACGATGTTGATGTCATTGCTGAAATTGATCAAAAGCTCATTGTACAGCCTGGATTCTATGTTCATATAGCTTGGGCAAAGCAGAACCACCCGTACCTTTGGATTGTTATTTTTCTGCCTTTCTATCTCGCCTCCTATGTGCAGAGCTATAAATGCCACTTCATCCTGGCTGATGTATATTTTATGCTTTTTTTCCAGCTGTAAGGATACGTATAAAGCCATATCAAACAATATCAAGTGCTGGGACTGGATGGATTCCAGCATGGGATTTTTTATGTTGGTACTGTTTTTTGCTCTCAGCATAAGGTTTTTTAAGTGGAGGGCAAAGGGAATGATGAAGTTTTCCGTATCCAGATTAACGGCATAAGCCTGCTGGATTAAATAGACCAGCTCCTTTGTTTCCTCCATAATCTCATTTCCCACAAGGGCCCGTACCTCAGGCATGCCCCCGGTAACAACAAAATTTGTGCTGGATTTGAATAAAACGTAGATTTCACGCCTTTCTTCTTCATTAATGGTAATGGAGAACTGCTGCTCCAGCTTTTTACACAGTTCTGCAACGCACTCATTTTCCGAATCCTGATCCTGGATCTCCCTTACCATTGAGGGAATGGTCTTCCCTTCCTGGATCCTCTCTATGATGATGACCAGGTGAAGCAGCATATTCCTCAGGGCCAGATCATTGATGTAATAATCGTTCTTTGAAAATATCTGTTTTATGGCTGGAAGCATGGAATCAATATCAATGTTCTTAAAATTACTTTTTAAAATCTGTAAATCCACGTAGTGGTTATCCACTTCTTCATAAAGAATGTAGCTGAACAGCTTCCTGATATTTTTTTCCGGCCCTTGAAGCTTGATCTGATCTCTCTCAATTGCAAACACAATATTAAAGCTTTTAAACCGCATGTTCATCTTTTTAATATCAGCCTTCAGCGTGGAGTCACTGACGTATAATTCATCCGCCATGTGATAAAGATCCAGACTGTTGGTATGCTGAAGGAAAAAAGCTTTGATCACATAGGTGGACCTTTCTTCATATGTCTGAGGGATGACGATATTCTCCTGGGCCAGCAGGCTTTTTGCCACCGGAACATTTAAGGTGTATCCGTTTTTGTTGGAAATAATGGCTTTCCCTTTTCCTGTTTCATTTATCTGGGAAATATAAGTCTTTACGGAACGCATGGAAATGTTTAAAACATCGGCTAACTGCTGGGATGTCAATACCCTGGCCTTGTTTTCCATCATATAGTTAATCAGTTCTATCTGCTTGCTCTGCATATGATCACCCCGTTTAAGAACACTGCAACCTATTTTCCTCTGTTATAGACTT of the Lacrimispora indolis DSM 755 genome contains:
- a CDS encoding PTS transporter subunit EIIC; protein product: MKKFMKWLIDSFAPAMNKLVENPWVAAVSQAMMRVLPFILVGSLVFFYNVFKDYIPGLPDIFPIASYSFMFIGIFISFLIPYNLMELKKRNKFQVPAGLLGFSAFIMCLKPTFDENSFMNVNFGVFGPSGIMVAIVIGLFVAFVFNLWTRFGFLEDSTTIPSFLANWINSIIPIFLILLVIMIVVEGGGVDIVSAVNAVFKPIASFGQSYPGMIFMCLTPAILYSCGVSSWAFGAISTPVFMAGINANIAAIAAGGIATNIVTSETVFTAALVTMGGMGATLPLVVQMLRSKSKKMRTLGKVCIAPSIFNINEPVIYGTPIAFNPLLMLPMWINSFTGPTIIYAAMKFGWLNIPGKMIQVGQVPAPVSTVMITQDFRAIIFYVILFAVYYITWMPFFKAYEGQCIKEEVNI
- a CDS encoding glycoside hydrolase family 1 protein, with the translated sequence MEKTKNTFPNDFLWGGAVAACQVEGAYDVDGRGLSTSDVHMYSKNLDRSNVSKEGGGTRSEILGYMEDDKNYYPKRYGIDFYHTYKEDLALLAEMGFGTFRTSISWSRIFPKGDEKEPNEEGLAFYDRLIHEIRKNGMEPIITISHYDMPLHLVLEYGGFVNRELIGFFVRYASAVLDRFKDKVKYWIVFNQINLLQYCSWGSIGLLDDYAGDLEEAKFQAVHHQFVANALVYEYGKKLNPDMQIGTMVADCTCYPNSCKPEDVVLTMKRNRMQYFYTDVQLRGEYPAYAVRFFEENGWNIKTEAGDEEVIRKNRQDFLAISYYSSKVIDGDCCGMNPRDVIQNPNLKPTPWEWRMDPLGFYNCLSQYWDRYQVPMMIAENGFGAIDTLEENGEIHDDYRIDYYRKHISQMKECIRDGADIFAYCAWGPIDLVSSSTAEMSKRYGFIYVDQDDEGRGSKARSRKDSFYWYKKVIASNGEDLD
- a CDS encoding glycoside hydrolase family 1 protein is translated as MLKKGFPDDFLWGASTSAYQVEGAALSHGKKASQQDIINKDNYEKRGFATAEIASDHYHHFKEDVALMKEMGFTAYRFSIAWSRVFPDGTGEVNEEGIQFYRDLIDELLIHGIEPIVTLYHYDLPWALVEKYHGWLSREVVKDFEYYAAYIIEEFKDKVKYWTTINEQSIIVQFWTQKCFIPRELQSNHQLRYQINHHMNLAHAIACRLVHEKVPGGLVGAAIGYAPVYPLTSKPEDVMAAQNAHDLHNGYYLDIYFKGIYTESAMIYLESKGLAPDIEPGDMELIKEGYSDFLALNYYSSECAKACLKEEELRFAGVNWTGVKGAMDGHEHQPGFFQMCPNPMLDTTDWDWAIDPTGLEYLLRDISMRYNKPLMITENGLGAYDTLTEDGKVHDSYRINYLRDHVRSIKKSMDFGAKVLAYCPWSAIDLLSTSNGVKKRYGFVYVDRTDDDPKECTRIRKDSFFWYKKLIESKGEDLE
- a CDS encoding PTS lactose/cellobiose transporter subunit IIA, producing the protein MEDIMENELVGVAMQIILHAGDARTAVERALDCIKEENFTEAKEKMVEARECIRLAHVSQTEVIQNETRGKTYQPCLLFAHAQDTLMTINSEVLLSEKLIDLFEVVLKKIHTDCLGVGDHYA
- a CDS encoding PTS sugar transporter subunit IIB, yielding MGDLRIILCCGAGMSSGFLANAVKKASKKRKMNVTVAAHAESNVMSVVKEGADILCIGPHYGSRYDTYKELCSEYGTEVMVIPKDIYGTLDGEGLLDYIIGYLKK
- a CDS encoding BglG family transcription antiterminator; translation: MQSKQIELINYMMENKARVLTSQQLADVLNISMRSVKTYISQINETGKGKAIISNKNGYTLNVPVAKSLLAQENIVIPQTYEERSTYVIKAFFLQHTNSLDLYHMADELYVSDSTLKADIKKMNMRFKSFNIVFAIERDQIKLQGPEKNIRKLFSYILYEEVDNHYVDLQILKSNFKNIDIDSMLPAIKQIFSKNDYYINDLALRNMLLHLVIIIERIQEGKTIPSMVREIQDQDSENECVAELCKKLEQQFSITINEEERREIYVLFKSSTNFVVTGGMPEVRALVGNEIMEETKELVYLIQQAYAVNLDTENFIIPFALHLKNLMLRAKNSTNIKNPMLESIQSQHLILFDMALYVSLQLEKKHKIYISQDEVAFIALHIGGEIERQKNNNPKVRVVLLCPSYMNIESRLYNELLINFSNDINIVASVRDSHQLEELNYDLLISTVRIKVPAACETAVISPFMTSGDKLEIQEKIENSLNNKKNKMLTRHFNDYFEKELFFVSNRPLDKMEVIDILVGNLYEKEYVRRDYREHVLMRERAACTAFGKIAIPHSVEMNAYKTCASVMISGKGIRWENQIVYVVLMIAINKLDNHVFKELYESLVIIFSEETNIELFRECRSYEEFESTLKSIIG